In the genome of Raphanus sativus cultivar WK10039 chromosome 4, ASM80110v3, whole genome shotgun sequence, one region contains:
- the LOC108855261 gene encoding leucine-rich repeat receptor-like serine/threonine-protein kinase BAM3: protein MGDNIFTFFLIMSSVSLLFCSSSSSSLNLSLIRQANVLVSLKQSFDFYDPSLDSWNIPNFNSLCSWTGVSCDNLNQSITRLDISNLNISGTLSPEISSLSSSLVYLSVASNSFSGEIPKEITKLTSLEFLNISNNAFEGELAPLDFSQMTQLTTLDAYDNNLNGSLPLSLTKLTQLDYLDLGGNYFTGQIPRSYGGFLRLTLLSLYGNDLSGRIPSELGNITTLQKLYLGYYNDFHGGIPADLGRLTNLVHLDLANCSLKGSIPGELGNLKNLEILYLQTNALTGSVPRELGNMTSLKTLDLSNNFLEGEIPLELAGLQKLQLFNLFFNKLHGEIPEFVSHLPDLEVLKLWHNNFTGKIPENLGTNGRLVEIDLSTNKLTGLIPESLCFGRNLKILILFNNFLFGPLPEDLGQCESLWRFRLGQNFLTGRLPKGLIYLPNVSLLELQNNFLTGEIPEEEEGSVGLSSLTQINLSNNRLTGPIPSSIRNLRSLQILLLGSNRFTGQIPGEIGSLKSLLKIDMSRNNFSGKLPLEFGDCHSLTYLDLSHNQLSGQIPVQISQIRMLNYLNVSWNSLNQSIPAEIGYLKSLTSADFSHNNFSGSVPTSGQFFYFNNTSFLGNAFLCGYSSNPCNGSQNQSQSQLLDQKNANSHGEISAKFKLLLGLGLLGFFLVFIVLAVVKNWRARRNSSNIWKLIGFQQLGFRSEHIVECVKENNVIGKGGAGIVYKGLMPNGEEVAVKKLLSISKTSSHDNGLSAEIQTLGRIRHRNIVRLLAFCSNKDVNLLVYEYMPNGSLGEVLHGKAGVFLKWETRLQIALEAAKGLCYLHHDCSPLIIHRDVKSNNILLGPDFEAHVADFGLAKFMLQDNGASECMSSVAGSYGYIAPEYAYTLRIDEKSDVYSFGVVLLELITGRKPVDKFGEEGIDIVQWSKIQTNCNRRGVVKIIDQRLSNVPLGEAMELFFVAMLCVQEHSVERPTMREVVQMISQAKQPNTSKSSEFIYMLNIFCYVICVL from the exons ATGGGAGACAATATATTCACTTTCTTCCTAATCATGTCTTcagtctctcttctcttctgttCTTCTTCGAGTTCATCTCTTAATCTCTCACTAATCAGACAAGCAAACGTCCTTGTCTCTCTAAAGCAAAGCTTTGATTTCTATGATCCTTCTCTTGATTCATGGAACATTCCAAATTTCAACTCTCTATGCTCTTGGACCGGTGTTTCTTGTGACAACTTGAACCAGTCCATTACTCGTCTCGACATCTCTAACCTCAACATCTCCGGCACACTCTCGCCAGAAATCTCCAGTCTTTCATCGTCTCTTGTTTATCTCTCCGTCGCCTCAAACAGTTTTTCCGGCGAGATTCCTAAAGAGATCACCAAGCTGACGAGCCTAGAGTTCTTAAACATCTCAAACAACGCCTTTGAAGGAGAGCTTGCGCCACTTGACTTCAGTCAAATGACTCAGCTCACGACACTCGACGCTTACGACAACAACCTCAACGGATCGCTTCCTCTGTCTCTAACCAAACTCACTCAACTCGACTACTTAGACCTCGGAGGAAACTACTTTACCGGCCAGATCCCTAGAAGCTACGGAGGTTTCTTGCGCCTCACGTTACTGTCTTTATATGGAAACGACCTAAGCGGGAGGATCCCTAGCGAGCTAGGGAACATCACAACTCTTCAGAAGCTATACTTAGGTTACTACAACGACTTCCACGGCGGGATACCTGCGGATTTGGGGAGGTTGACCAATCTTGTTCACTTGGATTTAGCTAACTGCAGCTTGAAAGGATCAATCCCTGGAGAGTTAGGGAATCTCAAGAACTTGGAGATTCTTTATCTTCAGACCAATGCACTCACAGGTTCTGTTCCTAGAGAGTTAGGGAACATGACGAGCCTCAAGACTCTAGATCTCTCCAACAACTTTCTAGAAGGAGAGATTCCTCTGGAGCTAGCTGGACTTCAAAAGCTTCAGCTGTTTAACCTCTTCTTCAACAAGTTACACGGCGAGATTCCCGAGTTCGTGTCTCACCTTCCTGATCTTGAAGTTCTCAAGCTTTGGCACAACAACTTCACCGGGAAGATTCCTGAGAATCTTGGCACAAACGGGAGGTTGGTTGAGATCGATTTGTCTACTAATAAACTCACAGGTTTGATCCCTGAATCGCTCTGCTTCGGAAGAAACCTAAAGATTCTCATTCTCTTCAACAACTTCTTGTTCGGTCCTCTCCCTGAAGACCTTGGCCAATGCGAGTCGCTCTGGAGATTCCGTCTAGGTCAAAACTTTCTGACAGGTAGACTGCCTAAGGGTTTGATCTATCTGCCTAATGTATCTCTTCTTGAGCTTCAAAACAACTTCTTGACTGGAGAAATACCAGAAGAAGAGGAGGGAAGTGTAGGGTTATCAAGCCTCACTCAGATCAATCTGTCAAACAATCGGTTAACCGGACCGATCCCAAGCTCAATCAGAAACCTCAGAAGCCTACAGATTCTCCTTCTTGGCTCTAACCGGTTCACGGGGCAGATTCCTGGTGAAATAGGAAGCTTGAAGAGTCTTCTCAAGATTGACATGAGCAGAAATAACTTCTCTGGCAAGTTACCTCTAGAGTTTGGTGATTGTCACTCATTGACCTACTTGGATTTGAGTCATAACCAGCTCTCGGGTCAGATTCCGGTTCAGATTTCACAGATTCGGATGCTAAACTATCTGAATGTTTCTTGGAACTCCTTAAACCAAAGCATCCCCGCGGAGATAGGATACCTGAAGAGCTTAACATCAGCAGATTTCTCACACAACAACTTCTCTGGTTCCGTACCAACTTCAGGGCAATTCTTTTACTTCAACAACACGTCATTCCTCGGAAACGCTTTTCTCTGCGGATACTCTTCAAACCCTTGCAACGGTTCTCAAAACCAGTCTCAATCTCAGCTTCTTGACCAGAAAAATGCAAATTCCCACGGCGAAATCTCCGCGAAATTCAAGCTGTTATTAGGGTTAGGTCTACTAGGGTTCTTCTTGGTGTTCATCGTTTTGGCTGTGGTCAAGAACTGGAGAGCGAGAAGGAATAGTTCAAATATATGGAAGCTCATAGGGTTTCAACAGCTAGGTTTCAGAAGCGAGCACATTGTGGAGTGCGTTAAAGAGAACAATGTGATCGGTAAAGGCGGTGCAGGGATCGTCTACAAAGGCTTAATGCCAAACGGTGAAGAAGTTGCGGTCAAGAAGCTCTTGTCCATTAGCAAAACATCATCTCACGACAACGGTTTATCCGCAGAGATTCAGACATTGGGTAGAATCAGACACAGGAACATTGTGAGATTGCTCGCTTTCTGTTCAAACAAAGACGTGAATCTCCTTGTTTACGAGTACATGCCTAATGGTAGTCTTGGAGAAGTCTTGCATGGGAAAGCTGGAGTGTTTTTGAAGTGGGAAACGCGGTTGCAAATAGCGTTGGAAGCGGCTAAAGGATTGTGCTATCTTCATCACGATTGCTCTCCGCTTATAATCCACCGGGATGTGAAATCAAACAACATCTTGTTGGGTCCTGATTTTGAAGCTCATGTCGCTGATTTTGGGCTGGCTAAGTTTATGTTGCAAGATAATGGAGCTTCAGAGTGTATGTCATCCGTCGCAGGCTCGTACGGCTACATCGCTCCAG AATACGCATATACACTAAGAATAGATGAGAAGAGCGATGTGTACAGCTTCGGAGTAGTACTATTGGAGCTAATAACAGGTCGAAAACCAGTAGATAAATTTGGAGAAGAAGGGATAGACATTGTGCAATGGTCAAAGATTCAGACAAATTGTAACAGGCGAGGTGTGGTAAAGATCATTGACCAAAGATTGAGCAATGTGCCACTAGGAGAAGCCATGGAACTGTTCTTTGTGGCAATGCTATGTGTTCAAGAACATAGTGTTGAGAGACCGACCATGAGAGAGGTCGTCCAGATGATTTCTCAAGCTAAACAACCCAACACTTCTAAATCCagtgaatttatatatatgctaaatattttttgttatgttATTTGTGTTCTGTAG
- the LOC130511849 gene encoding allantoate deiminase-like: MDRTLQVTVKGSQGHAGTVPMSLRQDPMTGAAELIVLMESVCRNPKEYLTCEGQCNEETIESLANSLVCTVGEISTWPSASNVIPGQVTFTVDLRTIDDVGRDAILHDLSTRMYQICDKRSLLCSIERKHDADAVISDPHLSLQLKSAAQSALKKITGEIQDEVPVLMSGAGHDAMAMSYLTKVGMLFVRNRGGISHSPAEHVLDDDVGAAGLAILEFLESQM, encoded by the exons ATGGACAGAACTCTACAGGTTACTGTAAAAGGCTCTCAAGGACATGCTGGAACTGTTCCAATGTCACTACGTCAAGACCCTATGACTGGTGCTGCGGAACTCATTGTACTAATGGAGAGTGTTTGTAGAAACCCTAAAGAGTATTTAACTTGTGAAGGCCAATGCAACGAGGAGACGATAGAATCCCTTGCTAATTCACTTGTATGTACTGTTGGAGAAATCTCTACGTGGCCAAGTGCTAGCAATGTCATCCCTGGACAG GTAACTTTCACAGTGGATTTACGTACGATAGATGACGTAGGACGCGATGCTATCCTCCATGACTTATCGACTAGGATGTACCAAATATGTGACAAAAGATCGCTTTTGTGCTCCATTGAACGAAAG CACGATGCAGACGCAGTAATATCAGACCCTCATTTAAGTTTACAGCTGAAATCAGCAGCTCAGAGTGCGCTTAAGAAGATTACAGGAGAGATACAAGACGAGGTCCCTGTGTTAATGAGTGGAGCAGGACACGATGCTATGGCTATGTCTTACTTAACTAAG GTTGGGATGTTATTTGTCCGGAATCGTGGAGGAATAAGTCATTCTCCGGCAGAACATGTCTTGGATGATGATGTTGGTGCAGCCGGTTTAGCCATCTTGGAGTTTTTAGAGTCTCAAATGTAG
- the LOC108852812 gene encoding cytochrome P450 71A16-like, with product MEMILVYLCLTTLLALLFLKQLFKRTTTTKLNLPPSPWRLPIVGNFHQLSLNPQRSFRSLSLRYGPLMLLHFGRVPVLVVSSAEVAHDVMKTHDRLFANRPITKTVDKVTNGGRDLVFAPYGEYWRNIKTLCIVHLLTNKMVRSFHKDREEEINILMEKLGKASSSSSTINLSQLFITLTSDVMSKVALGRKYSSDQDTIDIKTLVRTFARILGTFPVANYIPSLAWIDWIRRLDGKVEDVSKTFDDFLEKVVQEHDVDAEKKRSGFVDTLLSIQREKMTPFVFDKSDIKLIILDMFLGGSATTSSLLEWTMTELMRHPECMRKLRDEICSVSMHNLYVNEEDIEKMNYLNAVIKETLRLHPPLSVLIPRQLSEDIKLKGYDIAAGTQVIINAWAIQRDNATWGPDAEEFKPERHLNSSWDFQGQDYKFIPFGSGRRLCPGIRLALVLVEVTVANLVKRFDWRVPVGPHGMDKPDLAEAAGIEACRKFPLIVFPTSVMFPI from the exons ATGGAGATGATCTTAGTTTATCTATGTTTAACCACCTTATTAGCCCTTCTCTTCCTAAAACAACTCTTTAAACGAACAACCACCACCAAACTTAACCTACCCCCGTCTCCATGGCGGCTTCCCATCGTTGGTAACTTTCACCAGCTCAGTCTCAACCCTCAACGCTCCTTTCGTTCTCTTAGCCTCCGTTATGGACCACTCATGCTCCTTCACTTTGGCCGTGTTCCGGTCCTTGTAGTCTCCTCTGCTGAAGTAGCTCATGACGTTATGAAAACACACGATCGTTTATTCGCCAACCGCCCAATAACCAAAACTGTTGATAAAGTTACGAATGGTGGGCGAGATCTCGTGTTTGCCCCCTATGGCGAATACTGGAGGAATATTAAG ACTTTATGCATAGTGCATCTTCTGACCAACAAAATGGTTCGGTCCTTCCACAAAgacagagaagaagagattaATATTCTTATGGAAAAGTTGGGGAAAgcgagttcatcttcttcaacaaTAAACCTTAGCCAACTTTTTATTACCCTAACAAGCGATGTAATGAGTAAAGTTGCCTTGGGACGAAAATATAGCAGTGACCAAGACACAATCGATATCAAGACATTAGTAAGGACATTCGCACGGATCTTAGGCACATTCCCTGTAGCGAATTACATTCCTAGTTTGGCATGGATAGATTGGATCCGCAGATTGGACGGTAAAGTAGAAGATGTGAGTAAAACGTTCGATGATTTTTTGGAAAAGGTCGTGCAAGAACATGATGTAgatgcagaaaaaaaaagatcaggTTTTGTTGATACGTTGTTATCGATCCAAAGAGAAAAGATGACACCATTCGTTTTTGATAAAAGCGACATAAAACTCATCATCTTG GACATGTTCTTAGGGGGATCGGCAACAACTTCGTCACTGCTAGAATGGACGATGACAGAACTTATGAGACATCCAGAGTGTATGAGGAAACTTCGAGACGAGATTTGTTCCGTTtcaatgcataatttatatgtaaacGAGGAAGATATAGAGAAGATGAACTACTTAAATGCTGTAATCAAGGAGACACTTCGTTTACACCCGCCACTCTCCGTACTAATCCCCCGACAACTAAGCGAAGATATCAAATTAAAAGGATATGACATTGCTGCAGGCACACAG GTGATAATTAATGCGTGGGCAATCCAACGAGATAATGCGACATGGGGACCAGATGCAGAAGAATTTAAACCAGAGAGACATTTAAATTCATCTTGGGATTTTCAGGGACAAGATTATAAATTCATTCCATTTGGATCAGGGAGAAGACTATGTCCTGGAATTAGATTGGCATTGGTATTGGTTGAAGTAACGGTGGCAAACCTTGTGAAACGGTTTGACTGGAGAGTCCCGGTCGGACCACATGGAATGGATAAGCCTGATCTAGCAGAGGCAGCTGGTATAGAGGCTTGTCGCAAATTCCCTCTTATTGTCTTTCCAACTTCTGTTATGTTCCCCATTTAA
- the LOC108852547 gene encoding LOW QUALITY PROTEIN: cytochrome P450 71A16-like (The sequence of the model RefSeq protein was modified relative to this genomic sequence to represent the inferred CDS: inserted 1 base in 1 codon) encodes MEIILISLCLATLLAFLFLKQLFKRTTTTKLSPPPSPWRLPIIGNFHQLSLSPHRSFRSLSLRYGPLMLLHFGRVPVLVVSSAEVAHDVLKTHDRIFANRPMTKAIGKVMKGGRDIAFAPYGEYWRNMKTLCNMHLLNNKMVRSFHKQREEEISTLMEKLEKASSSSSIVNLSQLFITLTSDVMSKVALGRKYSSDEGTVDIKTLVKTFARVFGTFPVAEYIPSLAWIDWIRRLESKAEEVSKTFDDFLEKVVQDHXDVDADNKRTGFVETLLSIQREKITPFVFDRTDLKLVIMDMFIGGTATASSVLEWTMTELIRHPECMKKLRDEICSVSTHNSYVNEDDVEKMNYLNAVIKETLRLHPPVSILLPRLLSEDVRLKGYDIAAGTQVMINAWAIQRDNATWGPDAEEYKPERHLNSSLDFQGQDYKFIPFGSGRRLCPGIRLGLVLVEVTIANLVKRFDWRVQAGPHGVDMPDLAEAAGIEACRKYPLIVFPSSAVFPI; translated from the exons ATGGAGATTATCTTAATTTCTCTATGTCTAGCCACCTTATTAGCCTTTCTCTTCCTAAAACAACTCTTCAAACGAACAACCACCACCAAACTTAGTCCACCACCGTCTCCGTGGCGGCTTCCGATCATCGGAAACTTCCACCAGCTTAGTCTCTCCCCTCACCGCTCCTTTCGTTCCCTTAGCCTCCGTTATGGACCACTCATGCTCCTTCACTTTGGCCGTGTCCCGGTTCTCGTAGTCTCCTCTGCTGAAGTAGCTCATGACGTTTTGAAAACACATGATCGTATATTCGCCAACCGACCTATGACCAAAGCTATAGGCAAAGTTATGAAAGGTGGGAGAGATATAGCCTTTGCCCCCTATGGCGAATATTGGAGGAATATGAAG ACTTTATGCAATATGCATCTTCTGAACAACAAAATGGTTCGGTCCTTTCAtaaacagagagaagaagagattagTACTCTAATGGAAAAGTTGGAGAAAgcgagttcatcttcttctaTAGTAAACCTTAGCCAACTTTTTATTACCCTAACAAGCGATGTAATGAGTAAAGTTGCCTTGGGAAGAAAATATAGTAGTGACGAAGGCACAGTCGATATCAAGACCTTAGTGAAGACATTTGCACGGGTCTTTGGCACATTCCCCGTAGCGGAATACATTCCTAGTTTGGCATGGATAGATTGGATCCGCAGATTGGAGAGTAAAGCAGAAGAAGTAAGTAAAACATTCGATGATTTTTTGGAAAAAGTGGTGCAAGATC ATGATGTAGATGCAGATAACAAAAGAACAGGTTTTGTTGAAACGTTGTTATCGATTCAAAGGGAGAAGATAACACCATTCGTTTTTGATAGAACCGACCTAAAACTCGTCATCATG GACATGTTCATTGGGGGGACGGCCACAGCTTCGTCAGTGCTAGAATGGACAATGACAGAGCTTATTAGACATCCAGAGTGTATGAAGAAACTTCGAGACGAGATTTGTTCGGTTTCAACGCATAATTCATATGTAAACGAGGACGATGTTGAGAAGATGAATTACTTAAATGCTGTAATCAAGGAGACACTTCGTTTGCATCCGCCAGTTTCAATACTACTCCCCCGACTATTAAGCGAAGATGTCAGATTAAAAGGATATGACATTGCTGCAGGCACACAG GTGATGATTAATGCATGGGCAATTCAACGAGATAATGCGACATGGGGACCAGATGCAGAAGAATATAAGCCAGAGAGACATTTAAATTCATCTCTGGATTTTCAAGGACAAGATTATAAATTCATTCCATTTGGATCAGGGAGAAGACTATGTCCTGGAATCAGATTGGGATTGGTATTGGTTGAAGTGACAATAGCAAACCTTGTGAAACGGTTTGACTGGAGAGTCCAGGCCGGACCACATGGAGTTGATATGCCTGATCTAGCCGAGGCAGCTGGTATAGAGGCATGTCGCAAATACCCTCTTATTGTCTTTCCATCTTCTGCTGTGTTTCCTATTTAA
- the LOC108851554 gene encoding uncharacterized protein LOC108851554 — translation MPLSATMVGALLGLGTQMYSNALRKLPYMRHPWEHVVGMGLGAVFANQLVKWDVKLKEDLEVMLDKARAANERRYFDEDRD, via the exons ATGCCTCTGAGTGCGACGATGGTGGGAGCTTTGCTGGGACTCGGTACCCAGATGTACTCCAACGCTCTCCGCAAGCTTCCTTACATGCGCC ATCCGTGGGAGCATGTGGTGGGTATGGGACTCGGTGCTGTGTTCGCAAACCAGCTCGTGAAATGGGATGTGAAGCTCAAGGAAGATCTCGAAGTTATGCTCGATAAGGCCAGAGCTGCCAACGAGCGCCGTTACTTTG ATGAAGATCGGGATTAG